A DNA window from Comamonas fluminis contains the following coding sequences:
- a CDS encoding ABC transporter ATP-binding protein, which translates to MSEKKNLLSVRDLGVRFGSKLVVQGVSFDMAAGEKLALVGESGSGKSVTALSLLRLVGDAQLSGQAMLDGRDLLRLSEREMQSVRGDDIAMIFQEPMTALNPLMMVGDQVAEVLQLKQALSKAQARKQAVELLATTGIPEPERRAQSFPHQLSGGQRQRAMIAMALASRPRLLLADEPTTALDVTLRGQILDLLADLQRQTGMAVLMITHDLNLVRRFADRVAVMEKGLLVEQGAVAQVMQSPQHAYTQKLLASRPVRNVNDQPLSAGVADVVQARALKVSYATPLPGIRGWFRKGEFVAIKGVDMALKAGRTLGVIGESGSGKSTLAQAVLGLLPHAGDLQVVGVQWQKPAIRNSAGNLQMRKRIQVVFQDPFSSLSPRMTVEEIVGEGLQIHAPELNEVQRSERVIQMLAEVGMTEEQFPGLLQRYPHEFSGGQRQRLAISRALIIEPEVLVLDEPTSALDVTIQQQVLALLQRLQKERGLAYLLITHDVDVIRAMAHEVLVMKDGQIVEQGEIHQLLSQPQQAYTRQLIEAAGAGAAAL; encoded by the coding sequence ATGAGCGAGAAGAAAAATCTGCTGAGCGTGCGCGACCTGGGGGTGCGCTTTGGCAGCAAGCTAGTGGTGCAGGGCGTGAGCTTTGACATGGCAGCTGGCGAAAAGCTGGCGCTGGTGGGGGAGTCCGGCTCGGGAAAATCCGTCACAGCCCTGAGTTTGCTACGCCTGGTGGGTGATGCCCAATTAAGCGGCCAGGCCATGCTGGACGGGCGCGACCTGCTACGCCTTTCAGAGCGTGAGATGCAGTCTGTGCGTGGCGACGACATCGCCATGATTTTTCAAGAGCCTATGACGGCGCTGAACCCGCTGATGATGGTGGGCGATCAGGTGGCGGAGGTGCTGCAGCTCAAGCAGGCGCTGAGCAAAGCGCAGGCGCGCAAGCAGGCGGTGGAGCTGCTGGCTACCACCGGCATTCCCGAGCCCGAGCGCCGTGCGCAGAGCTTTCCCCACCAGCTCAGCGGCGGCCAGCGGCAGCGCGCCATGATTGCCATGGCGCTGGCCAGCCGTCCGCGTTTGCTGCTGGCCGACGAGCCCACCACAGCGCTGGATGTGACGCTGCGGGGGCAGATTCTGGATCTGCTGGCTGATCTGCAGCGCCAGACCGGCATGGCCGTGCTGATGATTACCCACGACCTGAACCTAGTGCGACGCTTTGCCGATCGTGTGGCGGTCATGGAAAAAGGCCTGCTGGTAGAGCAGGGCGCGGTGGCTCAGGTCATGCAAAGCCCGCAGCACGCCTACACGCAAAAGCTGCTGGCTAGCCGCCCTGTGCGCAATGTGAATGACCAGCCACTATCCGCCGGTGTGGCGGATGTGGTGCAGGCCCGGGCGCTCAAGGTGAGCTATGCCACGCCGTTGCCGGGCATTCGTGGCTGGTTTCGCAAGGGGGAGTTTGTGGCCATTAAGGGCGTGGATATGGCACTCAAGGCGGGTCGCACACTGGGCGTGATTGGCGAATCCGGCTCGGGCAAATCCACACTGGCTCAGGCGGTGCTGGGCCTGCTGCCTCATGCGGGTGATCTGCAGGTGGTGGGCGTGCAGTGGCAAAAGCCCGCCATTCGTAACAGCGCTGGCAATTTGCAGATGCGCAAGCGCATTCAGGTGGTGTTTCAAGATCCGTTTTCTTCGCTGTCCCCACGTATGACGGTGGAAGAAATCGTGGGTGAGGGGCTGCAGATTCATGCGCCAGAGCTGAATGAAGTCCAGCGCAGCGAGCGCGTCATCCAGATGCTGGCCGAGGTGGGCATGACTGAAGAGCAGTTCCCCGGGCTGCTGCAGCGCTACCCGCATGAGTTCTCGGGCGGGCAGCGGCAGCGCCTGGCGATTTCGCGCGCGCTCATCATAGAGCCCGAGGTGCTGGTGCTGGATGAACCCACCAGCGCGCTGGATGTGACGATTCAGCAGCAGGTGCTGGCTCTGCTGCAGCGCTTGCAGAAAGAGCGCGGGCTGGCTTATCTGCTCATCACCCACGATGTGGACGTGATTCGTGCCATGGCCCATGAGGTGCTGGTGATGAAAGACGGACAGATCGTCGAGCAGGGCGAGATTCATCAATTGCTTAGCCAGCCGCAGCAGGCCTATACGCGTCAATTGATTGAAGCTGCAGGCGCGGGTGCCGCTGCCCTCTGA
- a CDS encoding chaperone modulator CbpM — protein MTNPNYPFYEPAELLDQTMLSLQELARHCATSPQWVIEHVQTGVFSYDNESSTTTVQVSSEQWRFSSQTLVRARRIAQLEHSFDADPQLAALTTDLIEEVQQLRRQLQNLQR, from the coding sequence ATGACCAACCCGAACTACCCTTTCTACGAGCCCGCTGAGTTACTGGACCAGACCATGCTGAGCCTGCAGGAGCTGGCACGCCACTGCGCCACCAGCCCCCAATGGGTGATTGAGCATGTGCAGACAGGCGTTTTCAGCTATGACAATGAGAGCAGCACAACCACCGTGCAAGTCTCCAGCGAGCAATGGCGCTTCAGCAGCCAGACCCTGGTGCGCGCGCGGCGCATCGCCCAGCTGGAACACAGCTTTGATGCTGACCCTCAGCTGGCTGCGCTGACCACCGACCTGATTGAGGAAGTGCAGCAGCTGCGGCGCCAGTTGCAGAACCTGCAGCGCTGA
- a CDS encoding DnaJ C-terminal domain-containing protein, producing the protein MDYKDYYKILGLDKSASADDIKKAYRKLARKYHPDISKEKDAAARMAEINEANTVLSDAEKRAAYDAMGSEAQFAQRAGAQGQGGFRPPPDWDQQGFHSNSHGNSAGDADFSDFFSQMFGQGARARRSQSSASSQSGAMPDMRGQDQHASIELDLEDSYKGAMRSLHLRSTVLDEQGMPSYKNKELQVSIPKGVREGQMIRLAGQGNPGLGKGAAGDLLLEVHFRSDPRWWSEGKDVYQRVPLAPWEAELGGPVPFKTLAGELEVTVPAGYRSGRKLRVKGKGLPASVPGDLYLVLDVVFPPAATPEQKQAYAEFAKAFPGFDARSLS; encoded by the coding sequence ATGGACTACAAGGACTATTACAAGATACTTGGCTTGGACAAAAGCGCCTCGGCCGACGATATCAAGAAGGCCTACCGCAAGCTCGCCCGCAAATACCACCCCGACATCAGCAAGGAAAAAGACGCCGCTGCCCGCATGGCCGAGATCAACGAGGCCAACACCGTGCTCTCGGATGCAGAAAAGCGCGCCGCCTATGACGCCATGGGCAGCGAAGCCCAGTTCGCGCAGCGCGCCGGTGCACAGGGCCAGGGTGGATTCCGCCCACCGCCAGACTGGGACCAGCAGGGCTTTCACTCCAACAGCCATGGCAACAGCGCTGGCGATGCCGACTTCAGCGACTTTTTCTCGCAGATGTTTGGCCAGGGTGCCCGCGCCAGACGCAGCCAGAGCAGCGCCAGCAGCCAAAGCGGGGCAATGCCCGATATGCGCGGGCAGGATCAGCACGCCAGCATCGAACTGGATCTGGAGGACAGCTACAAGGGCGCCATGCGCTCACTGCACCTGCGCAGCACGGTGCTGGATGAGCAAGGCATGCCCAGCTACAAGAATAAAGAATTGCAGGTCAGCATTCCCAAGGGCGTGCGCGAAGGCCAGATGATTCGTCTGGCTGGTCAGGGCAACCCGGGGCTGGGCAAAGGTGCTGCAGGCGACTTGCTGCTGGAAGTGCATTTCCGCAGCGACCCGCGCTGGTGGTCCGAAGGCAAGGATGTCTATCAGCGTGTGCCGCTGGCCCCCTGGGAGGCGGAACTGGGCGGCCCCGTGCCATTCAAGACACTGGCGGGCGAGCTGGAAGTGACCGTACCTGCTGGCTACCGCTCCGGGCGCAAGCTGCGCGTCAAAGGCAAGGGCTTGCCCGCCTCTGTGCCCGGCGACCTGTATCTGGTGCTGGATGTGGTGTTCCCCCCCGCTGCCACGCCCGAGCAAAAACAGGCTTATGCCGAATTTGCCAAGGCATTCCCCGGCTTTGATGCCCGTAGCCTGAGTTGA
- a CDS encoding thioredoxin family protein: MTKEMNKADEWLVVCLCAAWCGTCKQYQQPFEQLAAQFPQMRFVWLDVEDREDVAGDLDIETFPSILIAQGAQARFLGPVLPQPGVLARMLQSLPEDAAAKPSDAQEAQDLLQRLLKADDLQEVLR; the protein is encoded by the coding sequence ATGACGAAAGAAATGAACAAGGCCGATGAATGGCTGGTGGTCTGTCTGTGTGCTGCATGGTGCGGCACCTGTAAACAGTATCAGCAGCCGTTTGAGCAACTGGCTGCCCAGTTTCCGCAGATGCGATTTGTCTGGCTGGATGTGGAAGACCGTGAGGATGTGGCGGGCGATCTGGATATTGAAACCTTCCCATCCATATTGATAGCGCAAGGCGCTCAGGCCCGTTTTCTGGGGCCGGTTCTGCCCCAGCCGGGTGTGCTGGCGCGCATGCTGCAGTCGCTGCCTGAGGACGCTGCGGCAAAGCCCTCGGACGCGCAGGAGGCTCAGGATTTGCTGCAGCGCCTGTTAAAGGCTGATGACTTACAGGAAGTCTTGCGCTGA
- the rimP gene encoding ribosome maturation factor RimP, protein MALQQIVEQTVTGLGYDLVEIERTAGGLLRITIDLPWQAPEEAAPELPEGVEIPEQFVTVEDCEKVTRQLQFALEVDGVDYARLEVSSPGIDRLLRHEQDFTRFEGAVVDLTLKQPIGAAGGDKISANRKKFRGTLERTEEGGWQIVWSDEPPVKPGVRVSKKREPAPLQAMGFTLDELREARLAPIVNFKGRAAKPE, encoded by the coding sequence GTGGCATTACAGCAAATCGTTGAACAAACCGTGACAGGTCTAGGTTACGACCTGGTTGAAATTGAACGCACAGCGGGTGGACTGCTGCGCATCACGATTGATTTGCCTTGGCAGGCGCCGGAGGAAGCTGCGCCTGAGCTGCCTGAAGGGGTTGAAATCCCTGAACAGTTCGTGACAGTGGAAGATTGCGAAAAGGTAACGCGTCAGCTGCAGTTTGCGCTGGAAGTGGACGGCGTGGACTATGCCCGCCTGGAGGTCTCTTCTCCGGGTATCGATCGTTTGCTGCGTCATGAGCAGGACTTCACTCGCTTTGAGGGTGCGGTCGTTGATCTGACGCTCAAGCAACCCATCGGCGCCGCCGGTGGCGACAAGATCAGTGCAAACCGTAAAAAATTTCGCGGCACGCTGGAGCGTACTGAAGAAGGTGGCTGGCAGATCGTCTGGAGCGATGAGCCTCCCGTCAAGCCTGGCGTGCGAGTGAGCAAGAAACGTGAGCCTGCACCGCTGCAGGCCATGGGCTTTACGCTGGATGAACTGCGTGAAGCACGTCTGGCACCGATTGTGAATTTCAAAGGACGCGCGGCCAAGCCTGAGTGA
- the nusA gene encoding transcription termination factor NusA: protein MNRELLMLVEAISREKNVERDVVFGAVESALAQATKKLYQGEVDIRVSIDRESGDYDTFRRWVVVSDDAGLQNPEAEEMLMDAEDRVPGIQVGEFIEEQIESLPIGRIGAMAAKQVILQKIRDAEREMLLNEFLARGEKIFTGTVKRMDKGDIIVESGRVEGRLKRGEMIPKENLRNGDRVRAMIMEVDVTLRGAPIVLSRSAPEFMVELFRNEVPEIEQGLLEIKSCARDAGSRAKIAVISHDKRVDPIGTCVGVRGTRVNAVTNELAGERVDIVLWSEDPAQFVIGALAPANVSSIVVDEEKHAMDVVVDEENLAIAIGRGGQNVRLASELTGWKINIMDAAESAQKQADESAGARALFMEKLDVDEEIANILIDEGFETLEEVAYVPLQEMLEIESFDEETVNELRSRAKDALLSQEIAREENVSKASEDLLSLEGITSDLVDKLAQAGVHTRDDLADLAIDELTEITGQTAEEAKALIMKAREHWFADGQE from the coding sequence ATGAATCGCGAACTGTTGATGTTGGTTGAAGCCATTTCGCGTGAAAAGAACGTGGAACGCGATGTGGTTTTTGGTGCCGTGGAATCCGCGCTGGCACAAGCCACCAAGAAGCTGTACCAAGGTGAAGTAGACATCCGCGTGTCCATCGATCGCGAAAGCGGCGACTACGACACCTTCCGTCGCTGGGTGGTTGTGTCCGATGACGCAGGCCTGCAAAACCCCGAGGCCGAAGAAATGCTGATGGATGCGGAAGACCGCGTGCCCGGTATTCAGGTGGGTGAGTTCATCGAAGAGCAGATCGAATCGCTGCCCATCGGCCGTATCGGTGCCATGGCTGCAAAGCAGGTCATCCTGCAAAAGATTCGTGATGCCGAGCGCGAAATGCTGCTCAACGAATTCCTGGCCCGTGGCGAAAAAATCTTCACCGGCACCGTCAAGCGCATGGACAAGGGCGACATCATTGTCGAATCCGGTCGCGTGGAAGGCCGTCTGAAGCGCGGCGAGATGATCCCCAAGGAAAATCTGCGCAACGGCGACCGCGTTCGCGCCATGATCATGGAAGTGGACGTCACACTGCGCGGCGCTCCCATTGTCCTGTCGCGCTCGGCCCCTGAATTCATGGTGGAACTGTTCCGCAATGAAGTGCCTGAAATCGAACAAGGCCTGCTGGAGATCAAGAGCTGCGCCCGCGATGCTGGCAGCCGCGCCAAGATCGCCGTGATCTCTCACGACAAGCGCGTGGACCCCATCGGCACCTGCGTCGGTGTGCGCGGTACTCGCGTGAACGCTGTGACCAATGAACTCGCTGGCGAGCGCGTGGACATCGTGCTGTGGTCCGAAGACCCCGCCCAGTTCGTGATTGGCGCTCTGGCTCCTGCCAATGTGTCGTCCATCGTGGTGGACGAAGAAAAGCACGCCATGGATGTGGTGGTGGACGAGGAAAACCTCGCGATCGCCATTGGCCGTGGTGGTCAGAACGTGCGCCTGGCGTCCGAGCTGACAGGCTGGAAGATCAACATCATGGACGCTGCCGAGTCTGCCCAGAAGCAGGCTGACGAATCGGCTGGCGCTCGCGCTCTGTTCATGGAAAAGCTGGATGTGGACGAGGAAATCGCCAACATCCTGATTGATGAAGGTTTCGAGACCCTGGAAGAAGTGGCCTACGTGCCGCTGCAGGAAATGCTCGAAATCGAAAGTTTCGACGAAGAGACAGTCAACGAGTTGCGCAGCCGCGCCAAGGATGCCCTGCTGAGCCAGGAAATTGCCCGCGAAGAAAACGTGAGCAAGGCATCTGAAGATTTGTTGTCACTGGAAGGTATCACGTCCGACCTGGTGGACAAGCTGGCGCAGGCTGGCGTGCACACCCGCGACGATCTGGCCGATCTGGCGATCGACGAGCTGACCGAAATTACTGGTCAGACCGCCGAAGAAGCCAAGGCTTTGATCATGAAGGCACGTGAACACTGGTTCGCCGATGGGCAAGAGTAA
- the infB gene encoding translation initiation factor IF-2, whose product MSSNTVAEFAQERNTTPDTLLQQLKAAGVDKTTATDALTEGDKQRLLSHLQASHGSGAKKITLTKKSTSEIKQADSSGRARTIQVEVRKKRTFVKREDTPAEVQANAESMAKAVQERAAAQELARREEEARRQAEQLLHQEEDLAKERQEREERERREREAEERAAAYAAAEAAKVAEAKAAKEEEKREHKAEAAARVSAQAEARAKAEAESQAKAAEEATRAKDLDERRRKALAEAEAIRAMMAAPKKVLVAKKPEEPKKVAPAAEAKKPANAKDGNKPAGAANAGANAGNGARPGKEVKSAKLSSSWSNDAGKKKEIKTRGDSSGGVGRSNWRGGPRGGRRGNDRNEQHQQQAPEFRQLEISVPETITVAELAHKMAIKASELIKVLMKMGQMVTINQPLDQDTAMIVVEEMGHTAKVAALDDLEAFTDEEVSSAEAELLARAPVVTVMGHVDHGKTSLLDYIRRTKVASGEAGGITQHIGAYHVKTPRGIITFLDTPGHEAFTAMRARGAKSTDIVILVAAADDGVMPQTKEAIKHAKAAGVPIVVAITKADKPDANPDRVKQELVVEEVLPEEYGGDSPFIAVSSKTGMGIDELLEQVLLQAEVLELKAPVDAAAKGIVIEAQLDKGRGTVATVLVQSGTLKVGDVVLAGQTYGRVRAMLDEDGKQSKSAGPSIPVEIQGLNEVPQAGDDFMVLSDERRAREIATYRAGKFRNTKLAKQQAAKLENMFAEMSAGDVQTLPIIIKADMQGSQEALAASLLKLSTEEIKVQLVYSGVGGISESDVNLALASKAIIIGFNVRADAQARKTAEGNDVDIRYYNIIYDAVDEVKAAMSGMLAPEKREEIIGMAEIRTVFVATKIGTIAGSYITQGHVTRNAHFRLLRDNVVIYTGEIESLRRMKDDVKEVKEGFECGIKLRNYNDIKENDMLEVFEIKEIARTL is encoded by the coding sequence ATGTCTAGTAATACGGTTGCAGAGTTTGCACAAGAACGCAATACGACCCCTGACACCTTGCTGCAGCAGCTCAAGGCGGCCGGGGTTGATAAAACCACCGCAACGGATGCGCTGACTGAAGGCGACAAGCAACGCCTTCTGTCGCATCTGCAAGCCAGCCATGGCAGCGGTGCCAAGAAAATTACGCTGACCAAGAAGTCCACCAGCGAGATCAAGCAGGCGGATTCCTCGGGCCGTGCCCGCACGATTCAAGTGGAAGTGCGCAAGAAGCGCACTTTTGTGAAGCGCGAAGACACACCAGCAGAAGTCCAGGCCAATGCTGAGAGCATGGCCAAGGCTGTGCAGGAGCGTGCCGCAGCTCAAGAGCTGGCACGTCGTGAAGAAGAAGCTCGCCGACAGGCAGAGCAGTTGCTCCATCAGGAAGAAGATTTGGCCAAGGAACGTCAAGAGCGCGAAGAGCGCGAGCGCCGTGAGCGTGAAGCCGAGGAGCGCGCAGCTGCTTATGCAGCAGCTGAAGCGGCCAAGGTAGCAGAAGCGAAGGCTGCCAAGGAAGAAGAAAAGCGCGAGCACAAGGCAGAAGCCGCCGCTCGTGTCTCCGCACAGGCTGAGGCTCGTGCAAAGGCAGAAGCAGAATCGCAGGCCAAGGCCGCTGAAGAAGCGACCCGCGCCAAGGATCTGGACGAGCGTCGTCGCAAGGCGCTGGCCGAAGCGGAAGCGATTCGCGCCATGATGGCTGCACCCAAGAAGGTGCTGGTCGCCAAGAAGCCGGAAGAGCCCAAGAAGGTTGCTCCTGCTGCTGAGGCCAAGAAGCCCGCCAATGCCAAGGATGGCAACAAGCCCGCTGGCGCAGCCAATGCAGGTGCCAACGCTGGCAACGGCGCACGACCAGGCAAGGAAGTCAAGTCCGCGAAGCTGTCTTCGAGCTGGTCCAACGACGCAGGCAAGAAGAAGGAAATCAAGACCCGTGGCGATAGCTCCGGTGGCGTGGGCCGTTCCAACTGGCGCGGTGGTCCGCGTGGTGGCCGTCGCGGCAATGACCGCAACGAACAGCACCAACAGCAGGCTCCTGAGTTCCGCCAACTGGAAATCTCGGTGCCAGAAACCATCACTGTGGCCGAACTGGCCCACAAGATGGCCATCAAGGCTTCCGAGCTGATCAAGGTGCTGATGAAGATGGGCCAGATGGTCACCATCAACCAGCCTTTGGACCAGGACACCGCCATGATCGTGGTGGAAGAAATGGGTCACACCGCCAAGGTGGCTGCACTGGACGATCTGGAAGCCTTCACGGATGAAGAAGTCTCCAGCGCCGAAGCCGAGCTGCTGGCTCGCGCTCCTGTGGTGACCGTGATGGGTCACGTTGACCACGGCAAGACCTCTCTGCTGGACTACATCCGTCGCACCAAGGTTGCGTCGGGCGAAGCTGGCGGCATTACGCAGCACATCGGTGCCTACCACGTGAAGACGCCTCGCGGCATCATCACCTTCCTGGACACTCCCGGTCACGAGGCCTTCACGGCCATGCGTGCTCGCGGTGCAAAGTCCACCGACATCGTGATTCTGGTGGCGGCTGCCGACGACGGTGTGATGCCTCAGACCAAGGAAGCCATCAAGCACGCCAAGGCGGCTGGTGTTCCTATCGTGGTGGCCATCACCAAGGCAGACAAGCCCGATGCCAACCCCGACCGCGTCAAGCAGGAACTGGTGGTGGAAGAGGTGCTGCCCGAAGAATACGGTGGCGACTCTCCGTTCATCGCTGTGTCTTCCAAGACTGGCATGGGCATCGACGAGTTGCTGGAGCAAGTGCTGCTGCAGGCCGAAGTGCTGGAACTCAAGGCGCCTGTGGACGCAGCTGCCAAGGGTATCGTGATCGAAGCCCAGCTGGACAAGGGCCGCGGTACCGTGGCTACGGTGCTGGTGCAGTCCGGTACGCTGAAGGTGGGCGATGTGGTGCTGGCAGGCCAGACCTATGGCCGCGTGCGAGCCATGCTGGACGAAGACGGCAAGCAGAGCAAGTCGGCAGGTCCTTCCATCCCTGTGGAAATTCAGGGTCTGAACGAAGTGCCCCAGGCGGGTGATGACTTCATGGTGCTGAGCGACGAGCGTCGTGCCCGTGAAATCGCCACCTACCGCGCTGGCAAGTTCCGCAACACCAAGCTGGCCAAGCAGCAAGCTGCCAAGCTGGAAAACATGTTTGCCGAAATGTCCGCTGGCGATGTGCAGACTCTGCCCATCATCATCAAGGCCGACATGCAAGGCTCGCAGGAAGCTCTGGCTGCCTCGCTGCTCAAGCTGTCGACCGAAGAGATCAAGGTTCAGCTGGTGTACTCCGGCGTGGGCGGTATCTCCGAATCCGACGTCAACCTGGCGCTGGCTTCCAAGGCCATCATCATCGGCTTCAACGTGCGTGCGGATGCTCAGGCCCGCAAGACCGCTGAAGGCAACGATGTGGATATCCGCTACTACAACATCATCTACGACGCCGTGGATGAGGTGAAGGCTGCGATGTCCGGCATGCTGGCTCCAGAAAAGCGCGAAGAGATCATTGGTATGGCCGAAATCCGTACCGTGTTCGTGGCAACGAAGATCGGCACCATTGCCGGTTCGTACATCACGCAAGGTCACGTCACTCGCAATGCACACTTCCGTCTGCTGCGCGACAATGTGGTCATCTACACGGGTGAGATCGAGTCTCTGCGCCGCATGAAGGACGATGTCAAGGAAGTCAAGGAAGGCTTCGAGTGCGGTATCAAGCTGCGCAACTACAACGACATCAAAGAAAACGACATGCTGGAAGTCTTCGAGATCAAGGAAATCGCTCGTACGCTGTAA
- the rbfA gene encoding 30S ribosome-binding factor RbfA gives MATKRKSAAPNRSFKVSDQIQRDLSELIARELKDPRVGMVTLQGVEVTPDYAHAKVFFSVLVGDPEVTLQALNQAAGFLRNGLFKRLHIHTVPTLHFIYDRTTERASDMNALIAKAVASRGPEQE, from the coding sequence ATGGCAACCAAACGTAAATCTGCTGCACCGAACCGCAGCTTCAAAGTCTCTGACCAGATCCAGCGTGATCTGTCGGAGCTGATCGCCCGCGAGTTGAAGGACCCGCGCGTTGGCATGGTCACGCTGCAAGGCGTGGAGGTCACTCCTGACTATGCCCACGCTAAGGTGTTTTTCAGCGTGCTGGTTGGCGATCCTGAAGTGACGCTGCAAGCACTCAACCAGGCCGCAGGCTTTCTGCGCAACGGCCTGTTCAAGCGTCTGCACATTCACACTGTGCCCACGCTGCACTTCATCTACGACCGCACGACAGAGCGCGCTTCCGATATGAATGCCTTGATCGCCAAGGCAGTGGCGTCGCGCGGTCCCGAACAGGAATAG
- the truB gene encoding tRNA pseudouridine(55) synthase TruB has translation MNAPRTRVQRRPVHGVLLLDKPLGWSSNDILQKVKWLLRAEKAGHTGTLDPLASGVLPLCFGAATKFSQLQLEAEKTYEAIARLGQTTTTADAEGDVVLERAVDLAAITPERLAQVQAQFTGDIKQVPPMHSALKKDGKALYEYARAGIEVERPARDVTIHALNLSLVQDDQGHPAIKMRVTCSKGTYIRTLGEDVGEALGCGAHLRFLRRVETGGIDVSRCVTLEALEAMNDEERIAQVEPVDALLHRHAVVTLGEEDAGRYLSGLRRRGSWADAPAVAVYGERPHALLGVGRVVSGELIPERLLSPLEIQQILEGTPRPQASGILETL, from the coding sequence ATGAACGCCCCTCGCACCCGGGTGCAGCGGCGCCCTGTGCATGGGGTGTTGCTGCTCGACAAACCGCTGGGATGGTCCAGCAACGATATCTTGCAGAAGGTCAAGTGGCTGCTGCGCGCCGAAAAGGCCGGGCATACCGGCACGCTGGATCCGCTGGCCAGTGGCGTGCTGCCGCTGTGCTTTGGCGCTGCAACCAAATTCAGCCAGCTTCAGCTCGAAGCCGAAAAAACCTACGAGGCCATCGCCCGCCTGGGCCAGACCACGACCACGGCCGACGCCGAAGGGGACGTGGTGCTGGAGCGTGCGGTCGATCTGGCCGCCATCACGCCCGAGCGTCTGGCGCAGGTTCAGGCACAGTTCACGGGCGATATCAAGCAGGTGCCGCCCATGCACAGCGCCTTGAAAAAAGATGGCAAGGCTCTGTACGAATATGCCCGCGCAGGCATTGAAGTAGAGCGCCCCGCACGCGATGTCACGATTCATGCACTGAATCTGTCGCTGGTGCAGGACGATCAAGGGCATCCAGCTATCAAGATGAGAGTGACCTGTAGCAAGGGCACTTATATCCGTACATTGGGCGAAGACGTGGGCGAGGCCTTGGGCTGTGGAGCCCACTTGCGTTTTCTGCGCCGTGTGGAAACCGGCGGCATCGATGTGTCGCGCTGCGTGACGCTGGAAGCACTGGAAGCCATGAACGATGAAGAGCGCATTGCACAGGTTGAGCCTGTGGATGCATTGCTGCATCGTCATGCCGTCGTCACGCTGGGTGAAGAGGATGCAGGACGCTATCTATCAGGCTTGCGCCGCCGAGGGTCTTGGGCAGATGCCCCGGCCGTGGCGGTGTATGGTGAGCGCCCGCATGCCCTTTTGGGGGTAGGCCGTGTGGTGAGCGGGGAGTTGATCCCCGAGCGCCTGCTCAGTCCGCTAGAAATTCAACAAATTTTGGAAGGAACGCCGCGTCCACAAGCAAGCGGCATTTTGGAAACATTATGA